GGGGTGTCGATCACCCACCCCGAACCCGACGCCCCGCGGTAGCGCAGCGACACCGTCGAACTGGAGGTGTGGCGCCCACGGCCGGTGACCTCGTTGACATGTCCGGTGGCTCGGCGAGCGTCGGGGACGAGCGCGTTCACGAGGGTCGACTTGCCGACGCCGGAGTGCCCCACGAACACCGTGGCGTGCCCCGCGAGTGATGCGCCGATGCGCTCGACCGGCATCTCACCGCGCGCGCTGGTGAACACGTCGAGGTCGAGTCCCTCGAAGTGGCTGAGGAACTCGGCGGGGTCGGCGAGGTCGGTCTTGGTCACGACGAGCAGCGGGCGGATTCCGGCATCCAGCGCAGCGACGAGGTACCGGTCGACCAGCCGTTCGCGCGGCTCGGGATCCGCCGCCGCGACGACGATGAGCATCTGGTCGGCGTTGGCCACGATGACCCGCTCGACCTGATCGGTGTCGTCGGCACTGCGGCGAAGGAGCGAGGAGCGCTCTTCGATGCCGACGATCCGGGCGAGGGTGCCCTCGTCGCCGGAGGTGTCGCCCACGAGCCGCGCGCGGTCGCCCGTGACGATGGCGACCTTCCGCAGCTCGCGCGCCCGCATCGCGATGATCTCGTGCTCGTCGTCGCCGTCCTCG
The Microbacterium sp. SLBN-154 DNA segment above includes these coding regions:
- the rsgA gene encoding ribosome small subunit-dependent GTPase A, yielding MSWLDDTDDDDDLDFDEADVRVRPNPKANRPRTKRRPAHADAQIGRVLGVDRGRYAVLVDEDGDDEHEIIAMRARELRKVAIVTGDRARLVGDTSGDEGTLARIVGIEERSSLLRRSADDTDQVERVIVANADQMLIVVAAADPEPRERLVDRYLVAALDAGIRPLLVVTKTDLADPAEFLSHFEGLDLDVFTSARGEMPVERIGASLAGHATVFVGHSGVGKSTLVNALVPDARRATGHVNEVTGRGRHTSSSTVSLRYRGASGSGWVIDTPGVRSFGLGHVDPANILRAFTELAEVAEDCPRGCTHLPDAPDCALVEAAAEGRLGPTGPARLDSLQRLLSTFADRGDRAATRHPVRPRLES